A genomic window from Lycium barbarum isolate Lr01 chromosome 4, ASM1917538v2, whole genome shotgun sequence includes:
- the LOC132637629 gene encoding uncharacterized protein LOC132637629: MREAIQLLTQLVVAQAQRQGSGHGDRAVSARVHDFINLDHPEFFGSKPKEDPQNFIDEMLRTLQEGMDISRIQAHAQNLEKRQQQRRSEREHDRGYRKRARFSDTVSEFRGAQSSRALNSQINSGSSQMRPPLTWCTQCGRLHWGQCRSGSDICYAYSQPGYFMRDCPSRVGRGMVQPTRSATDSSSSVRPPGKSSQTPAGFGRGKAKVVVDALSRRSMDSLCDVQPEKRELARELQ; the protein is encoded by the exons ATGAGGGAGGCCattcagttgttgacccagttagtagtcgctcaggctcagcggcaaggtagTGGTCATGGTGATAGAGCGGTCAGCGCCAGAGTTCATGATTTCATCAACCTAGACcatccagaattctttgggtcaaaaccaaaAGAGGACCCGCAAaacttcatagatgagatgctgagaacattgcaG gaaggtatggatatttctcgtattcaggcccatgcccagaatcttgAGAAACGGCAGCagcagcggaggagtgagcgtgagcatgataggggttataggaAGAGGGCTAGATTCTCCGACACAGTTAGCGAGTTCAGAGGAG CTCAGAGCTCCAGAGCTCTCAATTCTCAGATCAATAGTGGTTCCAGTCAGATGAGACCACCTTTAACATggtgtactcagtgtggtagacTGCATTGGGgacagtgccgatcaggttcagatatttgttatgcctACAGTCAGCCAGGCTATTTTATGCGTGACTGTCCATCGAGAGTTGGTAGAGGTATGGTCCAGCCTACAAGATCAGCTACTgattcttcatcatctgtacgccctccgGGGAAAAGCTCACAGACACCAGCAGGTtttggtagag ggaaagcaaaagTAGTAGTTGATGCTCTCAGCCGCAGATCCATGGATAGCTTATGTGATGTCCAACCggagaagagggagttagctcgtgagcttcaataG